A window from Mangifera indica cultivar Alphonso chromosome 2, CATAS_Mindica_2.1, whole genome shotgun sequence encodes these proteins:
- the LOC123209528 gene encoding laccase-4-like → MMATWIRVVVLVMACLVPASVDSKVRRYNFDVVTKNTTKLCSTKPIVTINGKFPGPTIIAREDDTLLITVNNHVDYNVTIHWHGVKQFRNGWADGTAYITQCPIQPGQSYVHNFMLTGQRGTLFYHAHIFWLRATLHGAIVILPKPGVSYPFPKPREEKVIVLAEWWKSDVEAVLNEALQTGLTPSRSDTQTINGYAKPTLSCPSERGYTLQVEPGRTYILRVINAALNEFIYFKIAGHNFTIVEVDASYTKPYNTDTVLIASGQTTNLLLTTNLGTGKFMISASPFKNKIIATGTLHYIGTSNDTATIVLTPIRPSEGASTPLVDNITDALRSLNSKEYPATVPLKIDHSLFFTIGLGMKSCPTCTIGIRVVAHINNITFDTPSTSLLQAHYFNIKGVYTDDFPANPPNKFDYTGIQPINPHTMHGTRVYRLPYNSTVQLVLQDTVRLALESHPMHLHGFSFYAIGSGLGNFDPVKDPKNFNLIDPVERNTVSVPAGGWLAIRFTANNPGVWFMHCHIEVHTSWGMTMALVVDNGNGPNESVLPPPPDLPKC, encoded by the exons ATGATGGCGACTTGGATTCGAGTCGTTGTGCTGGTGATGGCTTGCCTGGTTCCAGCTTCAGTGGACAGCAAGGTTCGACGATATAATTTCGAT GTGGTGACGAAGAATACCACTAAATTATGTTCAACTAAACCAATTGTCACCATTAATGGAAAGTTCCCTGGCCCTACTATCATTGCGAGAGAAGACGATACATTGCTTATAACTGTTAATAACCATGTCGATTACAATGTCACAATCCACTG GCATGGAGTTAAACAATTTCGGAATGGTTGGGCTGATGGTACTGCATATATAACACAGTGTCCGATTCAACCTGGCCAATCTTATGTGCATAATTTCATGCTCACTGGCCAAAGGGGTACGCTTTTTTATCATGCTCACATTTTTTGGCTAAGAGCGACTCTTCATGGCGCTATTGTCATCCTGCCCAAACCCGGCGTTTCTTATCCCTTCCCTAAACCTCGTGAGGAAAAAGTCATCGTATTAG CTGAATGGTGGAAATCAGATGTTGAAGCTGTCCTCAATGAAGCTCTCCAAACTGGCCTCACTCCTAGTAGGTCTGATACTCAGACCATTAATGGCTATGCAAAGCCTACCTTAAGTTGCCCTTCAGAAA GAGGATATACATTACAAGTAGAACCCGGGAGGACATACATACTAAGAGTCATCAATGCTGCACTGAATGAATTCATATACTTTAAGATTGCTGGCCATAATTTCACCATAGTTGAGGTTGATGCTTCATATACTAAACCCTACAACACTGATACAGTTCTCATAGCTTCTGGCCAAACCACAAATCTTCTTTTAACAACAAATCTTGGAACCGGCAAGTTCATGATCTCTGCCTCTCCTTTCAAGAACAAAATAATCGCCACTGGCACGTTACACTATATTGGTACTTCTAATGATACAGCCACCATTGTTCTCACCCCAATCAGGCCTTCTGAAGGTGCTTCCACTCCACTTGTCGACAACATTACTGATGCCTTAAGAAGCCTAAATTCAAAAGAATATCCTGCTACAGTCCCCTTGAAGATTGATCATTCTCTTTTTTTCACCATTGGCCTTGGAATGAAGTCATGCCCAACTTGCACTATTGGCATTCGTGTTGTCGCTCACATTAACAATATCACTTTTGATACACCAAGTACCTCGCTCCTTCAAGCCCATTACTTCAACATAAAAGGTGTTTACACTGACGATTTCCCTGCCAACCCACCAAATAAATTCGACTATACGGGTATACAACCAATAAATCCTCATACCATGCACGGGACAAGAGTTTATCGTCTTCCTTACAACTCAACCGTTCAGTTAGTCTTACAAGATACGGTAAGGCTTGCCCTGGAAAGCCACCCAATGCACTTGCATGGCTTTAGTTTCTATGCAATTGGAAGTGGGCTAGGGAATTTTGACCCCGTAAAGGACCCAAAGAATTTCAATCTTATTGATCCTGTAGAGAGGAACACTGTTAGTGTCCCTGCCGGTGGATGGCTTGCTATCAGATTCACGGCAAATAATCCAG GGGTTTGGTTCATGCATTGTCATATAGAGGTGCACACATCATGGGGGATGACAATGGCACTTGTAGTGGACAATGGGAATGGCCCCAATGAATCAGTTTTGCCACCTCCCCCCGACCTTCCCAAATGTTAG
- the LOC123209001 gene encoding protein NRT1/ PTR FAMILY 8.1-like isoform X1, translating to MHCINLVKDQCTNGASSFAVSEWIPRKSTSRQTKVNLKAMEKEDTYTKDGTVDYHRNPANKTETGTWKACPYILGTECCERLAYYGMSTNLVLYFKHRLGQHNTTAANNVSNWGGTCYITPLIGAFLADAYLGRYWTIACFSSIYVTGMTLLTLSASVSGLKPTCYAKDKCHATDAQSAVCFTALYLIALGTGGIKPCVSSYGADQFDDADESEKKSKSSFFNWFYFSINVGALIAGSFLVWIQDNVSWGLGFGIPAVAMAIALLSFFSGTRLYRNQEPGGSPLTRICQVVVASFRNYQVKVPEDKSLLYETADADSNIKGSRKLDHTNDLRFFDKAAVETRSDDTEGTNDPWKLCTVTQVEELKAIIRLLPIWATGIIISTVYNQMGTLFVLQGAAMDTRVGSSNFKIPPASLSIFDTLSVIFWVPVYDRIIVPVTRKVTGHKNGLTQLQRMGIGLFISILAMVAAATLEIVRLKIVRRHNYYGLEEVPISIFWQVPQYFIIGCAEVFTFIGQLEFFYEQAPDAMRSLSSALSLTTNALGNYLSSLLVTIVTHISTRNGKLGWIPDNLNYGHLDYFFWLLAVLSVLNLGAFLLVAKWYTYKRPVGTLR from the exons ATGCATTGCATCAACTTGGTGAAGGATCAG TGTACTAATGGTGCATCAAGTTTTGCAGTTTCAGAGTGGATCCCCAGAAAAAGTACAAGCAGGCAGacaaaagttaatttaaaagCCATGGAAAAAGAAGACACTTACACGAAGGATGGGACGGTAGACTACCACAGAAATCCAGCCAACAAGACAGAAACCGGAACTTGGAAGGCCTGCCCCTACATACTAG GAACTGAGTGTTGTGAAAGATTGGCATACTATGGAATGAGCACCAACCTTGTACTTTATTTCAAGCATCGTTTGGGTCAGCATAACACAACTGCTGCTAATAATGTCTCAAATTGGGGTGGAACATGCTACATCACTCCGCTAATTGGAGCATTTCTTGCTGATGCTTATCTAGGAAGATATTGGACGATTGCCTGTTTCTCAAGCATTTATGTAACT GGAATGACTCTGTTGACACTTTCGGCATCTGTTTCTGGCCTCAAGCCTACTTGTTATGCAAAAGACAAGTGTCATGCAACAGATGCACAGAGCGCAGTGTGCTTCACAGCACTTTACCTGATAGCTCTTGGCACTGGAGGGATAAAGCCCTGTGTCTCATCATACGGGGCTGATCAATTTGATGATGCTGATGAGTCTGAGAAGAAGAGCAAGAGTTCTTTTTTCAATTGGTTCTACTTCTCTATCAACGTTGGTGCTCTTATTGCAGGTTCTTTCCTGGTATGGATACAAGATAATGTAAGCTGGGGGTTGGGTTTTGGTATCCCAGCAGTGGCCATGGCAATAGCATTGCTGAGCTTCTTTTCAGGAACCCGGCTTTACAGGAACCAAGAACCTGGAGGCAGCCCTCTCACACGCATCTGCCAGGTTGTGGTGGCATCATTTAGGAACTACCAAGTTAAAGTTCCTGAAGACAAGTCTCTCTTGTACGAGACTGCAGATGCTGATTCCAATATCAAAGGCAGTCGCAAGCTTGATCACACAAATGATCTCag GTTCTTCGATAAGGCAGCAGTGGAAACACGATCTGATGATACCGAGGGCACAAACGACCCATGGAAACTCTGCACTGTGACTCAAGTTGAGGAGCTAAAAGCTATCATACGTTTGCTCCCAATATGGGCCACTGGTATCATCATCTCAACAGTGTATAATCAAATGGGAACTTTATTTGTATTGCAGGGTGCAGCTATGGATACTCGTGTTGGCTCCTCTAACTTTAAGATCCCACCAGCTTCACTCTCCATCTTTGACACCCTCAGTGTCATCTTTTGGGTCCCAGTATATGATAGAATCATTGTCCCAGTTACCAGAAAAGTCACTGGCCACAAAAATGGCCTAACGCAGCTGCAGCGGATGGGCATTGGCCTCTTCATATCCATACTTGCCATGGTAGCAGCAGCAACATTAGAAATAGTGAGACTTAAAATTGTGAGGAGGCACAATTATTATGGGCTTGAGGAAGTTCCCATTTCAATATTTTGGCAAGTTCCCCAGTATTTCATTATAGGATGTGCAGAAGTTTTCACATTCATTGGCCAACTAGAGTTCTTCTATGAACAGGCGCCGGATGCCATGAGAAGCCTGAGCTCAGCTCTCTCTTTGACAACTAATGCACTGGGGAACTACTTGAGCTCTTTGCTTGTAACAATTGTGACCCATATAAGTACCAGAAATGGAAAGCTTGGATGGATACCAGATAATCTGAACTATGGCCACCTCGATTACTTCTTCTGGCTATTGGCAGTACTAAGCGTGCTAAATTTAGGTGCATTTCTCTTGGTTGCAAAGTGGTATACATATAAAAGGCCAGTGGGAACCCTGCGTTGA
- the LOC123206286 gene encoding laccase-4-like gives MATWIRVVVLVMACLLPASAECVVRQYNFDVVMKNTTKLCSTKPIVTINGKFPGPTIIAREDDILLIRVNNRVNYNVTIHWHGVKQFRTGWADGTAYITQCPIQPGESYVHNFTLTGQRGTLFYHAHIFWLRATLHGAIVILPKGGVPYPFPKPREEKVIVLAEWWKSDVEAVINEALQTGLTPNRSDTQTINGYAEPTSSCPSERGYTLQVEPGRTYMLRVINAALNEFLYFKIAGHDFTVVEVDASYTKPYKTDTVLIASGQTTNLLLTTNLGTGKFMISASPFKNKKIATGTLHYIGTPNDTATIVLTPIWPSENTSTPLVDNITDALRSLNSKEYPVTVPLKIDHSLFFTIGLGTMPCPTCTIGNRAVAHINNITFDSPTISLLQAHYFNIKGVYTDDFPANPPNQFDYTGTQPANPQTMHGTRVYRLPYNSTVQLVLQDTIRLALESHPMHLHGFSFYAVGSGLGNFNPIKDPKKFNLVDPVERNTISVPAGGWLAIRFRADNPGVWFMHCHIEVHTTWGMEMAFVVDNGNGPNESVLPPPHDLPKC, from the exons ATGGCGACTTGGATTCGAGTCGTTGTGCTGGTGATGGCTTGCCTGCTTCCAGCCTCAGCGGAGTGCGTGGTTCGACAATACAATTTCGAT GTGGTGATGAAGAATACTACTAAATTATGTTCTACTAAACCTATTGTCACCATCAATGGAAAGTTCCCAGGCCCTACCATCATTGCTAGAGAAGACGATATATTGCTTATAAGGGTCAACAATCGTGTCAATTACAATGTTACAATCCACTG GCATGGAGTTAAACAATTTCGTACTGGTTGGGCTGATGGTACTGCATACATAACCCAGTGTCCGATTCAACCTGGCGAAtcttatgtgcataattttacaCTCACCGGCCAAAGGGGTACACTTTTCTATCATGCTCACATTTTTTGGCTTAGAGCGACTCTCCATGGCGCTATAGTCATCTTACCCAAAGGCGGCGTTCCTTATCCCTTCCCTAAGCCGCGCGAGGAAAAAGTCATTGTATTAG CTGAATGGTGGAAATCAGATGTTGAAGCGGTCATCAATGAAGCTCTCCAAACTGGTCTTACTCCCAATAGGTCTGATACTCAGACCATCAACGGCTATGCAGAGCCTACCTCAAGTTGCCCTTCAGAGA GAGGATATACATTACAAGTAGAACCCGGGAGGACATACATGCTAAGAGTCATCAATGCTGCACTGAATGAATTCTTATACTTTAAGATTGCTGGTCATGATTTCACCGTGGTTGAAGTTGATGCTTCATATACTAAGCCCTACAAAACTGATACAGTTCTCATAGCTTCTGGCCAAACCACAAATCTTCTTTTAACAACAAATCTTGGAACCGGCAAGTTCATGATCTCTGCCTCTCCtttcaagaacaaaaaaatcgCCACTGGCACGTTACACTATATTGGTACTCCTAATGATACAGCCACCATTGTTCTCACCCCAATTTGGCCCTCTGAAAACACCTCTACTCCACTTGTCGACAACATTACTGATGCCTTAAGAAGTCTAAATTCAAAAGAATATCCTGTTACAGTCCCTTTGAAGATTGatcattctctctttttcaccATTGGCCTTGGAACAATGCCATGTCCAACTTGCACTATTGGCAATCGTGCTGTCGCTCACATTAATAATATCACTTTTGATTCACCAACTATCTCGCTCCTTCAAGCCCATTACTTCAACATAAAAGGAGTTTACACAGACGACTTCCCTGCCAACCCACCAAATCAATTCGACTATACAGGCACACAACCAGCAAACCCTCAAACTATGCATGGGACAAGAGTTTATCGTCTCCCTTACAACTCAACTGTTCAATTAGTCTTACAAGACACGATAAGGCTTGCCCTGGAAAGCCACCCAATGCACTTGCATGGCTTCAGTTTTTACGCAGTTGGAAGCGGGTTAGGGAATTTCAATCCTATAAAAGACCCAAAGAAATTCAATCTTGTTGATCCTGTGGAGAGAAACACCATTAGTGTCCCTGCCGGCGGATGGCTTGCTATCAGATTTAGGGCAGATAATCCAG GGGTTTGGTTCATGCATTGCCATATTGAGGTGCACACAACATGGGGGATGGAGATGGCATTTGTAGTGGATAATGGGAACGGCCCCAATGAATCGGTTTTGCCACCTCCCCATGACCTTCCGAAGTGTTAG
- the LOC123209001 gene encoding protein NRT1/ PTR FAMILY 8.1-like isoform X2 has translation MEKEDTYTKDGTVDYHRNPANKTETGTWKACPYILGTECCERLAYYGMSTNLVLYFKHRLGQHNTTAANNVSNWGGTCYITPLIGAFLADAYLGRYWTIACFSSIYVTGMTLLTLSASVSGLKPTCYAKDKCHATDAQSAVCFTALYLIALGTGGIKPCVSSYGADQFDDADESEKKSKSSFFNWFYFSINVGALIAGSFLVWIQDNVSWGLGFGIPAVAMAIALLSFFSGTRLYRNQEPGGSPLTRICQVVVASFRNYQVKVPEDKSLLYETADADSNIKGSRKLDHTNDLRFFDKAAVETRSDDTEGTNDPWKLCTVTQVEELKAIIRLLPIWATGIIISTVYNQMGTLFVLQGAAMDTRVGSSNFKIPPASLSIFDTLSVIFWVPVYDRIIVPVTRKVTGHKNGLTQLQRMGIGLFISILAMVAAATLEIVRLKIVRRHNYYGLEEVPISIFWQVPQYFIIGCAEVFTFIGQLEFFYEQAPDAMRSLSSALSLTTNALGNYLSSLLVTIVTHISTRNGKLGWIPDNLNYGHLDYFFWLLAVLSVLNLGAFLLVAKWYTYKRPVGTLR, from the exons ATGGAAAAAGAAGACACTTACACGAAGGATGGGACGGTAGACTACCACAGAAATCCAGCCAACAAGACAGAAACCGGAACTTGGAAGGCCTGCCCCTACATACTAG GAACTGAGTGTTGTGAAAGATTGGCATACTATGGAATGAGCACCAACCTTGTACTTTATTTCAAGCATCGTTTGGGTCAGCATAACACAACTGCTGCTAATAATGTCTCAAATTGGGGTGGAACATGCTACATCACTCCGCTAATTGGAGCATTTCTTGCTGATGCTTATCTAGGAAGATATTGGACGATTGCCTGTTTCTCAAGCATTTATGTAACT GGAATGACTCTGTTGACACTTTCGGCATCTGTTTCTGGCCTCAAGCCTACTTGTTATGCAAAAGACAAGTGTCATGCAACAGATGCACAGAGCGCAGTGTGCTTCACAGCACTTTACCTGATAGCTCTTGGCACTGGAGGGATAAAGCCCTGTGTCTCATCATACGGGGCTGATCAATTTGATGATGCTGATGAGTCTGAGAAGAAGAGCAAGAGTTCTTTTTTCAATTGGTTCTACTTCTCTATCAACGTTGGTGCTCTTATTGCAGGTTCTTTCCTGGTATGGATACAAGATAATGTAAGCTGGGGGTTGGGTTTTGGTATCCCAGCAGTGGCCATGGCAATAGCATTGCTGAGCTTCTTTTCAGGAACCCGGCTTTACAGGAACCAAGAACCTGGAGGCAGCCCTCTCACACGCATCTGCCAGGTTGTGGTGGCATCATTTAGGAACTACCAAGTTAAAGTTCCTGAAGACAAGTCTCTCTTGTACGAGACTGCAGATGCTGATTCCAATATCAAAGGCAGTCGCAAGCTTGATCACACAAATGATCTCag GTTCTTCGATAAGGCAGCAGTGGAAACACGATCTGATGATACCGAGGGCACAAACGACCCATGGAAACTCTGCACTGTGACTCAAGTTGAGGAGCTAAAAGCTATCATACGTTTGCTCCCAATATGGGCCACTGGTATCATCATCTCAACAGTGTATAATCAAATGGGAACTTTATTTGTATTGCAGGGTGCAGCTATGGATACTCGTGTTGGCTCCTCTAACTTTAAGATCCCACCAGCTTCACTCTCCATCTTTGACACCCTCAGTGTCATCTTTTGGGTCCCAGTATATGATAGAATCATTGTCCCAGTTACCAGAAAAGTCACTGGCCACAAAAATGGCCTAACGCAGCTGCAGCGGATGGGCATTGGCCTCTTCATATCCATACTTGCCATGGTAGCAGCAGCAACATTAGAAATAGTGAGACTTAAAATTGTGAGGAGGCACAATTATTATGGGCTTGAGGAAGTTCCCATTTCAATATTTTGGCAAGTTCCCCAGTATTTCATTATAGGATGTGCAGAAGTTTTCACATTCATTGGCCAACTAGAGTTCTTCTATGAACAGGCGCCGGATGCCATGAGAAGCCTGAGCTCAGCTCTCTCTTTGACAACTAATGCACTGGGGAACTACTTGAGCTCTTTGCTTGTAACAATTGTGACCCATATAAGTACCAGAAATGGAAAGCTTGGATGGATACCAGATAATCTGAACTATGGCCACCTCGATTACTTCTTCTGGCTATTGGCAGTACTAAGCGTGCTAAATTTAGGTGCATTTCTCTTGGTTGCAAAGTGGTATACATATAAAAGGCCAGTGGGAACCCTGCGTTGA
- the LOC123209002 gene encoding protein NRT1/ PTR FAMILY 8.1-like, whose translation MGEDDSNTKNGTLSKNELEDDNLTKDGTVDCRGNPANKKKTGTWKACPFILGNECAERLAYYGMGTNLVIYFKHRLKLSSANATKTNSDWGGTCYITPLIGAFLADAYLGRYWTIAIFSIIYVFGMTFLTMTASVPGLKPSCDAYGNCHATEAQKAACYVALYLIALGTGGIKPCVSSFGADQFDDADEVEKKHKASFFNWFYFSINIGALVASSLLVWIQDNVGWGLGFGIPAAAMAIAVITFFSGSRLYRNQKPGGSPLTRLCQVVVASIRKYQVAIPADKSLLYETTDAESNITGSRKLDHTKDFSFFDKAAVDVQSDHIEGPVSPWRLCTVTQVEELKAIIRLLPVWATGIVFSTVYSQMSNLFTLQGDTMNTYVGKSTFKIPPASLSIFDTLSVIFWVPIYDRIIVPVARKFTGHKNGITQLQRMGTGLFISIFAMVSAAVLESIRLQMVRRHNYYELDEVPLSIFWQVPQYFLIGCAEVFTFIGQLEFFYEQAPDAMRSLCSALALTTVALGSYLSSLLVTIVTAITARNGKYGWIPDNLNYGHIDYFFWLLAVLSVINLGVFILVSKWYTYKRTVGTLR comes from the exons ATGGGGGAAGATGATTCTAACACAAAAAATGGAACTTTAAGCAAAAATGAGCTCGAAGATGACAATTTAACGAAGGATGGGACCGTAGATTGCAGGGGAAATCCAGCTAATAAGAAGAAAACTGGAACCTGGAAGGCCTGCCCCTTCATTTTAG GAAATGAGTGTGCTGAAAGACTGGCATACTATGGGATGGGAACCAATCTTGTGATTTACTTCAAGCATCGTCTAAAACTGAGCAGTGCTAATGCTACTAAAACCAATTCGGACTGGGGTGGAACATGCTACATCACACCATTGATTGGGGCATTTCTAGCAGATGCATACCTAGGAAGATATTGGACTATTGCCATTTTCTCAATCATATATGTTTTT GGGATGACATTCCTAACAATGACAGCGTCAGTACCTGGCCTAAAGCCATCGTGTGATGCATACGGTAATTGCCATGCTACAGAAGCACAAAAGGCAGCCTGCTATGTGGCACTTTACCTTATAGCACTCGGCACTGGGGGGATTAAGCCTTGTGTCTCATCATTTGGAGCAGATCAGTTTGATGATGCTGATGAGGTTGAGAAGAAGCACAAGGCTTCTTTCTTCAACTGGTTTTATTTTTCCATCAATATTGGTGCTCTTGTTGCTTCTTCCTTGCTTGTCTGGATACAAGATAATGTGGGTTGGGGTTTGGGTTTCGGCATTCCAGCAGCAGCCATGGCAATTGCCGTTATAACTTTCTTTTCAGGTAGTCGATTGTACAGGAACCAAAAACCTGGCGGCAGCCCTCTTACTCGTCTCTGTCAGGTGGTGGTGGCATCCATAAGAAAGTACCAAGTTGCAATACCTGCTGATAAGTCTCTTTTATATGAGACTACTGATGCAGAGTCTAATATCACTGGAAGCCGCAAGCTCGATCACACAAAAGATTTTAG tttctttgACAAGGCAGCAGTAGACGTACAATCAGACCACATCGAAGGTCCAGTAAGCCCATGGAGACTCTGCACAGTGACCCAGGTTGAAGAGCTAAAAGCTATCATAAGATTGCTTCCTGTATGGGCCACTGGTATTGTCTTTTCTACTGTGTACAGTCAGATGAGCAATTTATTTACTTTGCAAGGTGACACAATGAATACATATGTTGGAAAGTCTACCTTCAAGATCCCACCTGCATCACTTTCCATCTTTGACACTCTCAGTgtcatcttttgggttccaatcTATGACCGAATCATTGTGCCAGTCGCAAGAAAATTCACAGGTCACAAGAATGGCATAACTCAACTACAACGGATGGGAACTGGCCTATTTATATCCATATTTGCTATGGTGTCAGCCGCAGTTCTAGAGTCCATAAGACTTCAGATGGTGAGAAGGCATAACTACTATGAACTTGACGAAGTGCCGTTGTCAATTTTCTGGCAAGTTCCGCAATATTTCCTCATAGGGTGTGCAGAAGTCTTCACATTTATCGGGCAGTTAGAATTTTTCTATGAACAAGCTCCTGATGCCATGAGGAGTTTATGCTCTGCTCTCGCACTTACTACTGTCGCACTTGGGAGCTACTTGAGCTCATTGCTTGTAACTATAGTTACTGCTATAACTGCTAGAAATGGGAAGTATGGATGGATACCAGACAACTTGAATTATGGCCATATTGATTACTTCTTCTGGCTCTTGGCGGTGCTGAGTGTAATAAACCTGGGAGTTTTTATTTTAGTGTCAAAGTGGTATACATATAAAAGGACAGTGGGTACTCTTCGTTGA
- the LOC123204550 gene encoding protein OCTOPUS, translating into MTLQQQQSHQRHSACDRHPTTKPITGFCATCLCERLSSMDSSASATPTSSATPRLRRTKSFCSSDPNVTSAFASASSASEPRRKSCDVEPRSTLSNLFNIDDQLKNKQIYGPTRARPTLKEEEEEIKVCDALFEDENEGEFKSMKEFIDLEFERKRSHVNGFWETASLFSKKLLKWKLKQLQRRNKKQSTEEDDNNNNNNKGSERPTTETEIQSDIGLYGYFGRRSCDIDPRLSFDNNVRHSFEEPRASWDGHLIGKAYPKLITPMAVVEEKGSSGKEGDKDSPGGSEQTRDYYGESLNIHRRRKSLDRCNSGKRASFVDVDEVKSISNAKVSPETVGLFHGAKLLVTEKELRDSNWYSIKDYRADCVESDSKNVGFVDGGGSQKGFNYKKSLSRRNVWNMWGLIQKRSESKCGDEGIVHRVVDGALAESWQKIKREANGKPNETVREKLIRTYSVSARNSLQVDGIDVEAKDNGGRRRDEILLQRNRSSAFSPNNLDNGLLRFYLTPARSYRRSKSGRNKAKTSQSVTLNGL; encoded by the coding sequence ATGACTCTCCAACAGCAACAATCCCACCAACGCCACTCCGCCTGCGACCGCCACCCCACTACCAAGCCCATCACTGGGTTTTGTGCCACCTGTCTCTGCGAACGTCTCTCCAGCATGGATTCCTCCGCCAGCGCCACTCCCACCTCCTCTGCAACTCCTCGCCTCCGCCGTACCAAATCTTTCTGCTCCTCCGACCCAAATGTAACCTCTGCCTTCGCCTCGGCCTCATCAGCCTCTGAGCCCCGCCGCAAATCCTGCGACGTTGAGCCGCGCAGTACTCTCTCCAACCTGTTCAATATAGACGACCAATTAAAAAACAAGCAAATCTACGGCCCCACTCGCGCCAGACCCACGTTaaaagaagaggaggaggagatTAAAGTTTGTGATGCGTtgtttgaagatgaaaatgaaggcGAGTTTAAGTCAATGAAGGAGTTCATAGATCTCGAGTTTGAACGCAAGAGGAGTCACGTGAATGGTTTTTGGGAGACGGCTTCATTATTTAGCAAGAAGTTATTAAAATGGAAGCTGAAACAACTGCAACGAAGGAATAAGAAACAGAGCACTGAAgaagatgataataataataataataataagggcaGTGAGAGGCCAACAACAGAGACGGAGATTCAGTCCGACATTGGGTTGTACGGATATTTCGGAAGAAGATCTTGCGACATTGATCCGAGATTATCGTTTGATAATAATGTGAGGCACTCGTTTGAGGAGCCCAGAGCTTCTTGGGATGGTCATTTGATAGGAAAAGCTTATCCGAAATTGATAACGCCAATGGCGGTTGTTGAAGAGAAGGGTAGTTCGGGGAAGGAGGGAGATAAGGATAGTCCGGGTGGATCTGAGCAGACGAGAGATTATTATGGAGAGTCTTTGAATATACATAGGCGAAGGAAGAGTCTTGATAGATGTAATTCGGGTAAAAGAGCGAGCTTTGTTGATGTTGATGAGGttaaatcaatatcaaatgCTAAGGTCTCTCCTGAAACTGTTGGTTTGTTTCATGGGGCCAAGTTGTTGGTTACGGAGAAAGAGCTTAGGGATTCGAATTGGTATTCGATTAAAGATTACCGCGCAGATTGTGTTGAATCTGATTCGAAGAATGTTGGTTTTGTGGATGGAGGGGGTAGTCAAAAGGGGTTTAATTATAAGAAGTCGTTGAGTCGGCGCAATGTGTGGAATATGTGGGGTTTAATACAGAAGAGAAGTGAAAGTAAATGTGGAGATGAAGGGATTGTGCATCGTGTGGTTGATGGAGCATTAGCTGAGTCATGGCAAAAGATTAAAAGAGAGGCGAATGGAAAACCAAATGAGACTGTTAGAGAGAAGCTTATTCGGACTTATAGTGTTAGTGCTAGGAACTCTTTGCAAGTGGATGGCATTGATGTCGAAGCTAAAGATAATGGTGGGAGGAGAAGAGATGAGATTCTGCTGCAGAGGAACCGGAGTAGTGCCTTTTCTCCTAACAACCTTGATAATGGCTTATTAAGATTCTACTTGACACCAGCGAGGAGTTACAGGAGAAGCAAATCTGGAAGAAATAAGGCAAAGACTTCGCAATCTGTGACCTTGAATGGCTTGTAA